TAAATTCTCTTTACGACCATTATTGCTTAACGTTTTTTGTTGAACAGGTGAGAACATGGAATTTGTGAGGTGGGAAGGAATAGCAGCTGTGACAGGAGCAAACATGGAGGTCACTTCTGTCGGTGACTCAGCATCCTCATCGGCCATAAACAATGGCAGTGTAGAAGCTACTGCTGCAGATGTCTCCAACTTGGTGCAAATCCCTGATTTGACACTGCCAAAACAGGAAAAAGTGTACCAGCAGGACAGCTCACCATCATCAACCTCCATGTCATCCGGATATGACTATGATGTCTTCCTGAGTTTTAGGGGGCCAGATACTCGCTCAGGCATTACAAATGTCCTCTATACCAGGTTGCAAGGTGCTAGAATCCACACATTTAAGGACGATGAAGAGCTCCGAGTTGGAGAGGAGTTTGGTCCTGAGTTGCTCAAAGCTATCAGCCAATCAAAAATTGCAATTCCCATCTTTTCCAAGGGCTACGCCTCTAGTAAATGGTGTCTTAATGAGTTGGTCCAAATGGAGGAATGTAGTAAAACAAGGAGACAGAAGATTatgcccattttttatgatgttaCTCCGGCGGAGGCCCGTCATCAAATTGGGTCTTATGAAGAAGCCTTTCGTTTGCATAAAGAGAAATTTGGTGCAAATGTCAGTAAGTGGAAAGCTGCTCTCAACCATGTTGCCAATCTAAATGGATGGGACAATTCAAAGAAGAATAGGTATGTCATTTTTTAGGTTATTATTTTGGCACAGTGTTTCCAAAATATTACCTTgttttaattatgttttccattttccttccaTAATATTAGAGGTGATGGAGAACTGGTGGACGAGATTGTCAAGAAGGTTATAGATGAGTTGAAAACGGCTTATTTACTGGTGACAGACTGCTTGGTCGAAGTTGAAAATCATGTGAAGGAAATCGATGCAATGACGTGTGTTGATTCTGAGGATATACGAATTCTTGGAATCCATGGTATGGGGTGTAGGAAAGACTACTCTTGCCAAAATCATCTACAACCGATTGTTGCATCATTTTGAAGCTTGTTGCTTTCTTTCTAACATCAGGGGAACTTCAAAGCTCAAGGGCATTGAAGGtttgcaaaatcaattaatcTCAGACATTCTCAAAGATGAGTGGTCAAACATTAGAAATGTTGAGGAGGGAATtaagataataaaagaaaggttaTATGGTAAAAAGGTTTTGCTGCTACTTGATGATGTTGATCAAATGACTCATTGGGATGCATTGATAGGAAAACCCGCATGGTTTGGTTTAGGAAGTAGGATTATCATAACTAGTAGAAACAGGGATATTGTCAATGCTCCTGAGTTTTATTATCCATATGAGCTTATGAGCATGAACTTCAAtcaatctcttcaacttttttgCAAACATGCTTTTGGAAGAGATTACCCTTTGGATGACTATGTTGCTTTCTCCACAGAAGTGGTTAAAAGTACAGGAGGTCTTCCTCTTGCTCTTGAAGCTATAGGTAAATTACTTCAGCGTAGTAGCAAAGGTTGGGATGCAATATTGAGGAAGCTGAAACAAGTTCCTCTCTGTGAAGTgaaacaaaagttgaaaataagttACGATGCCTTAGATGATTGTCAAAAGCATATCTTTCTTGAAATAGCTTGTCTTTTCACTGGATTTGATCAAAGGATGATGCTCCACTCGTGGAAAGAATCCAA
This genomic stretch from Eucalyptus grandis isolate ANBG69807.140 chromosome 3, ASM1654582v1, whole genome shotgun sequence harbors:
- the LOC120291795 gene encoding TMV resistance protein N-like, with amino-acid sequence MTHWDALIGKPAWFGLGSRIIITSRNRDIVNAPEFYYPYELMSMNFNQSLQLFCKHAFGRDYPLDDYVAFSTEVVKSTGGLPLALEAIGKLLQRSSKGWDAILRKLKQVPLCEVKQKLKISYDALDDCQKHIFLEIACLFTGFDQRMMLHSWKESNLFPEEGLEVLQRMSLIKIGEDNKLWMHDQLKGLGRDIVRQECGNTKKLKLFAENLILSCSTILQMKKLRGYVIYDTLK